The Spirochaetaceae bacterium genome has a segment encoding these proteins:
- the lnt gene encoding apolipoprotein N-acyltransferase, whose protein sequence is MRFRGAVLATFSALLLALALPNDLLPYGSPLFGVLALAPLLAAVYRTRSYAAAARLGVLFGAVSSVASNFWLVFFQSFSVWTLGGVTLAYAGYFAVLAPLLRFVAGALDSGPGGMPGGMASAVLGGMGSAMPRAYRPIAVAALWTLYEFLKSSGFLGYPWGLIAYPVHAITPLVQFVDITGVWGLSLLMALVNAVAAEWLDLALHGRRPPRPPARLWQTTGAAALLVAAALGYGAVALGRPVPRAATLDVVLVQHNANPWQSGDDGGVLATLQRLTREGVAADATPPDLVVWSETAVRWPVIGALAASSSDRDADGADAKPLVPGPLTGLPVALLTGVPWVVSEDPLAAMNAAALVAPGGAVLHHYGKQHLVPFAESVPFWEVPAIRRLFRDVIGLQATWVPGNSATIYELPVRDGGTVRFATPICFEDAFPYLNRRFVRAGADLLINLTNDAWSQTVSAETQHFVAARLRAVENRRVLIRATNGGVTAAVDPWGRLIGSPAPLFTETALRLRVPVYRPAGDTVYTRFGDWLPALLGVLLVPLLVTRQRRAARTR, encoded by the coding sequence ATGCGCTTCCGCGGCGCGGTGCTGGCGACCTTCTCAGCGCTGCTCTTGGCCCTGGCCCTGCCCAACGACCTGCTCCCATACGGCAGTCCGCTGTTCGGCGTCCTGGCGCTGGCCCCCCTCCTGGCCGCCGTCTACCGGACCCGCAGCTACGCCGCCGCCGCGCGCCTCGGGGTGTTGTTCGGCGCGGTGTCGAGCGTCGCCAGCAACTTCTGGCTGGTGTTCTTCCAGAGCTTCTCGGTGTGGACGCTTGGCGGCGTCACACTCGCCTACGCCGGCTACTTCGCCGTGCTGGCGCCGCTGCTGCGCTTCGTCGCCGGTGCGCTGGACAGCGGACCGGGCGGCATGCCGGGCGGCATGGCATCCGCTGTGCTGGGCGGCATGGGTTCCGCCATGCCGCGCGCGTACCGTCCGATTGCCGTCGCCGCACTGTGGACGCTGTACGAATTCCTGAAGTCGTCCGGCTTCCTCGGCTACCCCTGGGGGCTGATCGCCTACCCGGTGCACGCCATCACGCCGCTGGTCCAGTTCGTGGACATCACCGGGGTGTGGGGCCTGTCCCTGCTGATGGCGCTGGTCAACGCCGTCGCCGCCGAGTGGCTCGACCTTGCGCTGCACGGGCGCCGGCCGCCGCGCCCTCCGGCACGCCTGTGGCAGACCACCGGAGCGGCCGCGCTCCTGGTCGCCGCCGCGCTCGGTTACGGCGCCGTCGCTCTGGGGCGCCCCGTGCCGCGCGCCGCGACGCTCGACGTGGTGCTGGTGCAGCACAACGCCAACCCGTGGCAGAGCGGCGACGACGGCGGCGTCCTGGCCACCTTGCAGCGCCTCACCCGCGAAGGCGTGGCGGCGGACGCCACCCCGCCCGACCTGGTGGTATGGAGCGAGACCGCCGTGCGCTGGCCGGTGATCGGTGCGCTGGCCGCCTCCTCCTCGGACCGGGACGCGGACGGCGCGGACGCCAAACCGCTCGTCCCCGGCCCGCTCACCGGGCTGCCGGTAGCGCTGCTCACCGGCGTGCCCTGGGTGGTGAGCGAAGACCCGCTCGCCGCCATGAATGCCGCCGCGCTGGTAGCACCCGGCGGCGCCGTGCTCCACCACTACGGCAAGCAGCACCTGGTACCGTTCGCGGAGAGCGTGCCGTTCTGGGAGGTGCCGGCGATCCGCCGCCTGTTCCGCGACGTCATCGGCCTGCAGGCGACGTGGGTGCCGGGCAATTCGGCGACCATATACGAGCTGCCGGTGCGCGACGGCGGCACGGTGCGCTTCGCCACCCCGATCTGCTTCGAGGATGCCTTCCCCTACCTGAACCGCCGCTTCGTGCGCGCCGGCGCCGACCTGCTGATCAACCTCACCAACGACGCCTGGTCGCAGACCGTATCCGCCGAGACGCAGCACTTCGTGGCCGCCCGGCTGCGCGCGGTCGAGAACCGGCGCGTGCTGATCCGCGCCACCAACGGCGGCGTCACCGCCGCGGTCGATCCGTGGGGCCGCCTGATCGGCTCGCCGGCGCCGCTGTTCACGGAGACCGCGCTGCGCCTCCGGGTACCGGTGTACCGCCCCGCCGGCGACACCGTGTATACCCGTTTCGGCGACTGGCTGCCGGCACTGCTCGGCGTCCTGCTGGTGCCGCTCCTCGTTACCCGGCAGCGGCGCGCGGCGCGAACCAGATAG
- a CDS encoding SDR family oxidoreductase produces MAAIRTALVTGGGSGIGRACAVALAADGLAVVVADQDTHGGEETVRRIAAAGGRARFACCDVRRPEQVEAAARTAVDTFGPLSCAVNSAGVLRPGGTLEGTPEDWQLTLAVNLTGVWHAMRAEIAHLLSHGGGAIVNVASIYGVAGSASSAAYTASKHGVVGLTRSAALQYAAHAIRINAVCPGHSHTPMTASLLDDPAWLPQRLSRYPMGRLALPEETAALVRWLCSDAASFVTGQALPVDGGYTAQ; encoded by the coding sequence GTGGCGGCGATTCGGACGGCTTTGGTTACCGGCGGCGGCTCCGGGATCGGGCGTGCCTGCGCGGTGGCGCTGGCAGCGGACGGCCTTGCCGTGGTGGTTGCCGACCAGGATACCCACGGCGGCGAGGAGACGGTCCGGCGCATAGCCGCGGCCGGCGGGCGTGCCCGCTTCGCGTGCTGCGACGTGCGCCGCCCGGAACAGGTCGAGGCGGCCGCGCGCACTGCCGTGGATACATTCGGCCCGCTCAGTTGCGCCGTCAACAGCGCCGGCGTGCTGCGTCCCGGCGGTACCCTGGAAGGCACGCCGGAGGACTGGCAGCTCACGCTGGCGGTCAACCTGACCGGTGTGTGGCACGCCATGCGGGCCGAGATCGCGCACCTGCTGAGCCATGGCGGCGGTGCTATCGTCAATGTGGCGTCGATCTACGGCGTGGCCGGCTCGGCGTCCAGCGCCGCCTACACCGCCAGCAAGCACGGCGTGGTCGGGCTGACCCGGTCGGCGGCACTGCAATACGCCGCCCACGCGATCAGGATCAACGCGGTGTGCCCCGGCCACAGTCACACGCCGATGACCGCTTCCCTCCTGGACGACCCCGCGTGGCTGCCGCAACGGCTCTCCCGCTACCCGATGGGCCGGCTGGCGCTGCCGGAGGAGACCGCGGCGCTGGTGCGCTGGCTGTGCTCGGACGCGGCCTCGTTCGTGACCGGCCAGGCGCTGCCGGTCGATGGCGGCTATACGGCGCAATGA
- a CDS encoding ABC transporter ATP-binding protein: MLLLLAIILATIGLGLLTPLVLRDLIDRTLPAGDVRRLNLLAAVLIAIPVANALLRIWQRALDAAIGAGIIFDLRSALYAHLQRMSLRFFTTNKSGELVSRLNNDVAGAQNAVTNTLVDVVTNVVSVAATLSVMLALEWRLTLLGMVVLPAFLLLGKRFARALRETSRKLMEYNARLGAIMNETLNISGMLLVKLFGRRREEQRRFGEQAGAVRDGSVRQAVVASRFFIFMGVATAVGTAAIYLVGGHLVIREALTIGTVVAFSAYLTQLYRPLSSLSNVPVMVAQSLVSFERVFEVLDLPVDIEEAADAEPLTDAVGHLEYRAVSFRYERDGRLLLSEAKRAARAEDMAFSGAGFGSPTDAARSRPVGNGTGAGGRVVNRRGRSVPPETMATDSPATPAGAEVRTGNGGRSAPPWTTKSAVPDSSDRHEFRGGAEASPWMPAAIAGSGGAHGGIGGGRAREPALHQAREWALEEVSFAVTPGRTVALVGPSGSGKTTLTYLVPRLYDPVKGQILLDGRDLRSLTVESVARQVGMVTQEPYLFHDSVRANLRYAAPGASDERIQEACRAANIHDFISALPAGYDTVVGERGYRLSGGEKQRLAIARVILKDPRVLILDEATSHLDTHAEALIQEALARVVAGRTAMIVAHRLSTIMAADLILVFDRGRIVERGTHAGLLAAGGLYHRLYELLGQEERRYSSAYSTTTSSPSTDTG; the protein is encoded by the coding sequence ATGCTGCTGTTGCTGGCGATCATCCTGGCCACCATCGGCCTGGGACTGCTGACGCCGCTGGTGCTGCGCGACCTGATCGACCGCACGCTGCCGGCCGGTGACGTGCGCCGCCTCAACCTGCTGGCAGCGGTGCTGATCGCCATCCCGGTCGCCAACGCGCTGCTGCGCATCTGGCAGCGCGCGCTGGATGCCGCAATAGGCGCCGGCATCATCTTCGACCTGCGCAGTGCCCTGTACGCTCACCTGCAGCGCATGTCGTTGCGCTTTTTCACCACCAACAAGAGCGGCGAGCTGGTGAGCCGCCTCAACAACGACGTGGCCGGCGCCCAGAACGCCGTCACCAACACGCTGGTGGACGTGGTCACCAACGTGGTCTCGGTGGCGGCGACGCTGTCGGTGATGCTGGCGCTGGAGTGGCGGCTGACGCTGCTCGGGATGGTGGTGCTGCCGGCGTTTCTGCTGCTCGGCAAGCGCTTTGCGCGGGCGCTGCGCGAGACCTCGCGCAAGCTGATGGAGTACAACGCGCGCCTCGGGGCGATCATGAACGAAACCCTCAACATCAGCGGCATGCTGCTGGTGAAGCTGTTCGGGCGGCGCCGCGAAGAGCAGCGCCGGTTCGGCGAACAGGCGGGGGCGGTGCGCGACGGCAGCGTGCGCCAGGCGGTGGTGGCGAGCCGCTTCTTCATCTTCATGGGCGTGGCCACCGCGGTGGGCACGGCCGCGATCTACCTGGTGGGCGGCCACCTGGTGATCCGCGAAGCGCTGACCATCGGCACGGTGGTGGCGTTCAGCGCGTATCTGACCCAGTTGTATCGCCCGCTGAGTTCGCTGAGCAACGTGCCGGTGATGGTGGCGCAGTCGCTGGTGAGCTTCGAGCGGGTGTTCGAGGTGCTCGACCTGCCGGTGGACATCGAAGAGGCGGCGGACGCGGAACCGCTGACCGACGCTGTCGGGCACCTGGAGTACCGCGCCGTGAGCTTCCGCTACGAGCGCGACGGGCGCCTGCTGCTGAGCGAGGCCAAGCGCGCCGCGCGCGCCGAGGACATGGCATTCAGCGGCGCGGGATTCGGCTCGCCCACGGACGCTGCGCGTTCCCGGCCGGTCGGGAACGGCACCGGCGCCGGCGGCCGCGTTGTCAACCGGCGCGGCCGCTCCGTGCCGCCCGAAACGATGGCCACCGATTCACCGGCAACTCCGGCAGGCGCAGAGGTGCGGACCGGCAACGGCGGCCGCTCGGCGCCGCCCTGGACCACGAAGAGCGCTGTTCCTGATTCGTCTGACCGACACGAGTTCCGGGGCGGCGCGGAGGCGAGTCCATGGATGCCGGCCGCGATCGCCGGCTCCGGGGGCGCGCACGGGGGCATCGGCGGCGGGCGGGCGCGCGAGCCGGCCCTGCATCAGGCGCGCGAGTGGGCGCTGGAGGAGGTGAGCTTCGCGGTCACGCCGGGGCGGACGGTGGCGCTGGTGGGGCCGAGCGGCTCCGGCAAGACCACTCTGACCTACCTGGTGCCGCGGCTGTACGACCCGGTCAAGGGGCAGATCCTGCTCGACGGCCGCGACCTGCGCTCCTTGACCGTGGAGTCGGTGGCGAGGCAGGTGGGCATGGTGACCCAGGAACCCTACTTGTTCCACGATTCGGTGCGCGCCAATCTGCGTTACGCGGCACCCGGCGCCAGCGACGAGCGCATTCAGGAAGCGTGCCGCGCGGCCAACATCCACGACTTCATCAGCGCGCTGCCGGCCGGTTACGACACCGTGGTGGGCGAGCGCGGCTACCGGCTCAGCGGCGGCGAGAAGCAGCGCCTGGCGATCGCCCGCGTGATCCTCAAGGACCCGCGCGTGCTGATCCTGGACGAGGCCACCAGCCACCTGGACACGCACGCCGAGGCGCTGATCCAGGAGGCGCTGGCACGGGTGGTGGCGGGGCGCACGGCGATGATCGTCGCCCACCGGCTCAGTACGATCATGGCGGCGGACCTGATCCTGGTATTCGACCGCGGGCGCATCGTGGAGCGCGGCACCCACGCCGGCCTGCTCGCCGCCGGCGGCCTCTACCACCGCCTCTACGAGCTGCTCGGCCAGGAGGAGCGCCGCTACTCCTCCGCGTACTCCACCACCACGTCGTCGCCGTCGACCGATACCGGGTAG
- a CDS encoding Rieske (2Fe-2S) protein — protein MATAANGGARRVVVGKVSDIPVGGRKLIVPFRGRAGIGVFNVGGTLYALRNICPHNLGPLCTGHVSGRFVASGPPSSRTGASLSMDRDGEILRCPWHNWAFDITDGSCLGDPRLRVKTYPVSVDGDDVVVEYAEE, from the coding sequence GTGGCGACTGCCGCCAACGGAGGCGCGCGGCGGGTGGTGGTCGGCAAGGTGTCCGATATCCCGGTGGGCGGGCGCAAGCTGATCGTGCCGTTCCGGGGCCGCGCCGGCATCGGCGTGTTCAACGTGGGCGGCACCCTGTACGCGCTGCGCAACATCTGCCCGCACAACCTCGGGCCGCTGTGCACCGGCCACGTCAGCGGACGCTTCGTGGCCAGCGGCCCGCCGTCGTCGCGCACCGGCGCCTCCCTTTCCATGGACCGCGACGGCGAAATCCTGCGCTGCCCGTGGCACAACTGGGCATTCGACATTACCGACGGAAGCTGCCTCGGCGACCCCCGCCTGCGCGTCAAGACCTACCCGGTATCGGTCGACGGCGACGACGTGGTGGTGGAGTACGCGGAGGAGTAG
- a CDS encoding amidohydrolase family protein, protein MPMTGAAPIAAPGWTANKETGVRIVDCDVHHSFESPAQLLPYLSKFYQEHLYDQGVHFAGGGYPNTPFRKTRNDIKDPDLKRRDFNFTLEFTQRELLDPWNIDVALLTGSPSDIYGAAGLPDPDYGAALCRAFNDYTIEHWLERDERVVHAILVAPTDPAQAVAEINRLAGRRDTVAVHVPLSTAMPFGNRFYHPIWEACAEHGLPVVSHIGGGGPTGNTMTPVGSPTYYMETRMARPAAASAQAASLICEGVFEKFPTLKFAFIEVQQLWAVSVMWHMDFDWKAIRDQTPWLRRLPSEYFRDHIRVGTQPMHEPARPEQLQWMLDMLHADETLIFCSDFPHFDQNDPVTVLPGISDRMRRRIFSDNALEMLRMPEN, encoded by the coding sequence ATGCCAATGACCGGCGCGGCGCCGATTGCGGCTCCCGGCTGGACGGCCAACAAGGAAACCGGCGTCCGCATCGTGGACTGCGACGTCCACCACAGCTTCGAGAGCCCCGCACAGCTCCTCCCCTACCTGTCCAAGTTCTACCAGGAACACCTGTACGACCAGGGAGTGCACTTCGCCGGCGGCGGCTACCCCAACACGCCGTTCCGCAAGACCCGCAACGACATCAAGGATCCCGATCTGAAGCGGCGCGACTTCAATTTCACCCTGGAGTTCACGCAGCGGGAGCTGCTCGATCCGTGGAACATCGACGTGGCGCTGCTGACCGGGTCTCCGTCCGACATCTACGGCGCCGCCGGCCTGCCCGACCCCGACTACGGCGCCGCGCTGTGCCGCGCGTTCAACGACTACACCATCGAACACTGGCTGGAGCGCGACGAGCGCGTGGTGCACGCCATCCTGGTGGCGCCCACCGACCCGGCGCAGGCGGTGGCCGAGATCAACCGCCTCGCCGGGCGCAGGGACACCGTCGCCGTGCACGTCCCGCTGAGCACCGCGATGCCGTTCGGCAACCGCTTCTACCACCCGATCTGGGAGGCGTGCGCCGAGCATGGCCTGCCGGTGGTGTCGCACATCGGCGGCGGCGGCCCGACCGGCAACACCATGACGCCGGTCGGCTCCCCCACCTACTACATGGAGACGCGCATGGCGCGCCCGGCGGCGGCCAGCGCACAGGCGGCGTCGCTGATCTGCGAGGGCGTGTTCGAGAAATTCCCGACTCTCAAGTTCGCGTTCATCGAGGTGCAGCAGCTCTGGGCGGTATCGGTGATGTGGCACATGGACTTCGACTGGAAGGCAATCCGCGACCAGACGCCATGGCTCCGGCGGCTGCCGAGCGAGTACTTTCGCGACCACATCCGGGTCGGCACCCAGCCGATGCACGAGCCGGCGCGGCCCGAGCAGTTGCAATGGATGCTGGACATGCTGCACGCCGACGAGACGCTGATCTTCTGCAGCGACTTTCCCCACTTCGACCAGAACGACCCGGTGACCGTGCTGCCGGGCATCTCCGACCGCATGCGCCGCCGCATCTTCTCCGACAACGCGCTGGAGATGCTGCGCATGCCCGAGAACTAG